The window AATAGTGTCTCTACGCCAGGGAAAGATCGTATCATATTTACATCATCTTTCGTAATTGGTTCATAGTCTCCGCACAGAAAGCAGTTTTCGGTACAAGTGTTGTGGTTGCAATATATATTTTTGTCTCCACATTTTTCGGAGTTGTCTTTACATTCATAAAGCCCCTGCGGATCCCGCCCATTGACTGGATCATCCGAACAATACCCATACCAATCCGAATCCCCTCCAGCAGCGCCGATGGGGTCTTTGGCTGTGAAGCGTCCGGTATCCGGATCGTAATCCCGCCAGCCGAAGCGGACCCGTCCCGTATCCCAGTCGTGCAGGCCGCCCGCAAATCCGAGGGGCGAGCGCAGGTATGGGTTGCCGTCCTTCACCACATTGCCG is drawn from Paucidesulfovibrio longus DSM 6739 and contains these coding sequences:
- a CDS encoding RHS repeat-associated core domain-containing protein yields the protein MKDGNPYLRSPLGFAGGLHDWDTGRVRFGWRDYDPDTGRFTAKDPIGAAGGDSDWYGYCSDDPVNGRDPQGLYECKDNSEKCGDKNIYCNHNTCTENCFLCGDYEPITKDDVNMIRSFPGVETL